A single Callithrix jacchus isolate 240 chromosome 4, calJac240_pri, whole genome shotgun sequence DNA region contains:
- the LOC144582382 gene encoding uncharacterized protein LOC144582382, with protein sequence MTGPEGIRIESFTASTAEPGTVQLCGGGAFTITEVVSGYRGSPSLPRQSAATVAVRHYRGSPPLPRQSAATEAVRRYRGSPRLPRQSAATVAVRHYRGSPPLPRQSSATEAVRRYRGSPPLPRQSSATEAVRRYRGSPPLPRQSSATEAVRRYRGSPPLPRQSSATEAVRGYRGSPPLPRQSAATEAVRRYRGSPPLPRQSSATEAVRGYRGSPPLPRQSAATEAVRRYRGSPPLPRQSSATEAVRRYRGSPPLPRQSAATEAVRHYRGSPPLPRQSAATEAVRRYRDSPRLPRQSAATEAVRHCQGSLPSQRESTMTESGHHCQGSSNHTPVNRSAGKFTGQLGRAHSSSPMPLLADCD encoded by the coding sequence attgagagtttcacagcaagcacagcggaacccgggacagtccagctctgtgggggaggagcattcaccattactgaggtagtcagcggctaccgaggcagtccgtcattaccgaggcagtccgccgcTACCgtggcagtccgccattaccgaggcagtcctccgctaccgaggcagtccgcggctaccgaggcagtccgccgctaccgaggcagtccgcggctaccgaggcagtccgccgcTACCgtggcagtccgccattaccgaggcagtcctccgctaccgaggcagtcctccgctaccgaggcagtccgccgcTACCgtggcagtccgccattaccgaggcagtcctccgctaccgaggcagtccgccgctaccgaggcagtccgccattaccgaggcagtcctccgctaccgaggcagtccgccgcTACCgtggcagtccgccattaccgaggcagtcctccgctaccgaggcagtccgcggctaccgaggcagtccgccgctaccgaggcagtccgcggctaccgaggcagtccgccgcTACCgtggcagtccgccattaccgaggcagtcctccgctaccgaggcagtccgcggctaccgaggcagtccgccgctaccgaggcagtccgcggctaccgaggcagtccgccgcTACCgtggcagtccgccattaccgaggcagtcctccgctaccgaggcagtccgccgctaccgaggcagtccgccgttaccgaggcagtccgccgctaccgaggcagtccgccattaccgaggcagtcctccgctaccgaggcagtccgcggctaccgaggcagtccgccgcTACCGAGACAGTCCGCggctaccgaggcagtccgccgctaccgaggcagtccgccattgccaaggcagtctgccatcacagagagagtccaccatgaCAGAgtcgggccaccattgccaaggcagttctaaccatacccCTGTAAACAGGagtgcagggaagttcacagggcagctgggcagagcccacagcagctcaccaatgcctctgctggcagactgtgactag